The Pseudomonas sp. G2-4 genome window below encodes:
- a CDS encoding (2Fe-2S)-binding protein, which produces MSGRFVRLAEQGRPTVRLKVDGVAVEALQGDTLMVALLTNGPTLRQSEFDPGSRAGFCLMGACQDCWVWTRNGERLRACSNEVREGLDIITQQPEAIWPLRG; this is translated from the coding sequence GTGAGCGGTCGGTTCGTGAGGTTGGCCGAACAGGGCCGGCCCACCGTCAGATTGAAGGTCGATGGCGTTGCCGTCGAGGCGTTGCAGGGCGACACCCTGATGGTGGCCTTGCTGACCAATGGCCCGACGTTGCGTCAGTCGGAATTCGATCCAGGCAGCCGTGCCGGGTTCTGCCTGATGGGCGCCTGCCAGGATTGCTGGGTCTGGACCCGCAACGGCGAACGCCTGCGTGCCTGCTCTAACGAAGTACGTGAAGGGCTGGACATCATCACTCAGCAACCGGAGGCCATATGGCCGCTGCGCGGATAG
- a CDS encoding ABC transporter permease — translation MNNLIVKSPPASAALALGKDDHAKSWLGLVGAAMCVIWLLVAIFGPWLAPHPVGEVVSDNVFDSFSAAYPLGTDYLGRDMLSRILVGAQFTVGLALVAAVLASGLGTGCALLSVVSPKWLDELISRLMDAFISIPSKMLALIMVSAFGSSVTLLVCTAVLSYTPGAFRIARSMAVNIEALEYVQVARTRGERRLYVACVEILPNMLNTVLADLGLRFGFIVLLLSGMSFLGLGVQPPDADLGSLVRENIGGLNQGAPAIVIPALAIGTLTIGVNLFIDRLSSRRNRRSGGH, via the coding sequence ATGAACAATCTCATTGTGAAATCCCCGCCTGCGTCGGCCGCACTGGCGTTGGGCAAAGACGACCATGCGAAGTCCTGGCTCGGCCTGGTCGGTGCCGCGATGTGCGTGATCTGGCTGCTGGTGGCGATCTTCGGCCCCTGGCTGGCCCCGCATCCTGTGGGGGAAGTGGTCTCTGACAATGTCTTCGACAGTTTCAGCGCGGCTTACCCGCTAGGCACCGATTACCTGGGCCGCGACATGCTCAGTCGGATCCTGGTAGGCGCTCAGTTCACCGTCGGCTTGGCGTTGGTGGCGGCAGTCCTGGCCAGCGGGTTGGGGACCGGTTGCGCACTGCTGTCGGTGGTGTCACCGAAGTGGCTGGATGAGTTGATCAGTCGCCTGATGGATGCCTTCATTTCGATCCCGAGCAAGATGCTGGCGCTGATCATGGTTTCGGCGTTCGGTTCGTCGGTGACCTTGCTGGTGTGCACGGCAGTGTTGAGCTACACACCGGGTGCGTTCCGTATCGCTCGCAGCATGGCGGTGAACATCGAGGCCCTGGAGTACGTGCAAGTGGCCCGCACCCGGGGCGAGCGGCGCCTGTACGTGGCTTGCGTGGAAATCCTGCCCAACATGCTCAACACGGTGCTGGCTGACCTGGGCTTGCGCTTCGGCTTCATCGTGCTGCTGCTCAGCGGCATGAGCTTTCTCGGCCTGGGCGTGCAACCGCCGGATGCCGACTTGGGTTCACTGGTGCGCGAAAACATCGGCGGCCTGAATCAGGGCGCCCCGGCCATCGTGATTCCAGCCCTGGCCATCGGCACCCTGACCATCGGCGTCAATCTGTTTATCGACCGCCTGTCTTCGCGGCGTAACCGACGTTCGGGAGGCCATTGA
- a CDS encoding haloacid dehalogenase type II — translation MSFLRPKYITFDCYGTLTNFQMGTMTRELFADRVNAGQMDQFVKDFSAYRLDQVMGDWRPYDEILKTALARTCKRWGVEYRNEGQLYYDAVPTWGPHADVPAGLSKIADKIPLVIFSNAMDEQIMSNVDKLGAPFHKVFTAQQAQAYKPRLAAFEFMLDNLGCGPEDVLHVSSSFRYDLMSAHDMKIKHKAFVARGHEQPANAAFGYHQIPDIGGLAGLVGL, via the coding sequence ATGAGCTTTCTTCGACCCAAGTACATCACCTTCGACTGCTACGGCACGTTGACCAATTTCCAAATGGGCACCATGACCCGCGAGCTATTCGCCGACCGTGTCAATGCCGGGCAGATGGATCAATTCGTCAAGGATTTTTCCGCTTATCGGCTGGACCAGGTGATGGGCGACTGGCGGCCTTATGATGAGATTCTCAAGACCGCCCTGGCGCGGACTTGCAAGCGTTGGGGCGTCGAGTACCGGAACGAAGGCCAGCTTTATTACGACGCCGTTCCTACCTGGGGTCCTCACGCCGATGTGCCGGCGGGCCTGTCGAAAATCGCTGACAAGATCCCCCTGGTGATTTTCTCCAACGCGATGGACGAGCAGATCATGTCCAACGTCGACAAGCTCGGCGCACCTTTCCATAAAGTCTTCACCGCCCAGCAGGCCCAGGCCTACAAGCCCCGCCTGGCGGCTTTTGAATTCATGCTCGATAACCTCGGCTGCGGGCCGGAGGATGTTTTGCATGTGTCGTCCAGCTTCCGTTATGACCTGATGTCGGCCCACGACATGAAGATCAAGCACAAGGCTTTCGTTGCCCGTGGGCATGAGCAGCCGGCGAACGCCGCCTTTGGCTACCACCAAATCCCGGACATCGGCGGGTTGGCCGGTCTGGTCGGGCTCTGA
- a CDS encoding LysR family transcriptional regulator, with protein MLSLEDLRMVVTLARSESLSAAARALNVSPPALSMRLRKLETLLGLTLANRDARRLSLTADGERFSRQSAVLLEQLEALPESFKQPDDQLVGTLRLAAPFGYGRQHIAPLLARFARLHPQLCLHLDLRETPWPDRHDSDAVIHIGHLSDSQWVARPLTQNDRWLCASPAYLDQYGKPASPDQLAEHRCICIRENDEDFTLWHLRNELGRKTLRIKPALLSNDGSVARRWAEQGLGLVLRSQWDVSKAIADGRLVRVLEDWQFDSAPINLLVPSRKLRSVRVQALVSFLEAELKA; from the coding sequence ATGCTTAGCCTCGAAGACCTGAGGATGGTCGTGACGCTGGCCCGCTCCGAGTCGTTGAGCGCCGCCGCCCGGGCCCTCAATGTCTCGCCACCGGCGCTGTCCATGCGTTTGCGCAAACTGGAGACGTTGCTGGGTCTGACCTTGGCCAACCGCGACGCCCGGCGCCTGAGCCTGACCGCCGATGGTGAGCGCTTCTCGCGCCAGAGCGCGGTGCTGCTGGAACAACTGGAGGCGCTGCCCGAATCGTTCAAGCAGCCGGACGATCAACTGGTCGGTACGCTCAGGCTGGCGGCACCGTTCGGCTATGGGCGCCAACACATCGCGCCATTGCTGGCGCGTTTTGCCCGGTTGCACCCGCAGCTCTGCCTGCATCTGGATCTACGGGAAACCCCCTGGCCCGATCGCCATGACAGCGACGCCGTGATTCACATCGGCCACCTCAGCGACAGCCAGTGGGTGGCCCGGCCCCTCACGCAAAACGACCGATGGTTGTGCGCCAGCCCTGCCTACCTGGACCAGTACGGGAAACCGGCATCTCCTGACCAACTCGCCGAGCACCGCTGCATTTGTATTCGTGAAAACGATGAAGATTTCACGCTGTGGCATCTGCGCAATGAGCTGGGGCGCAAGACTCTGCGGATCAAGCCAGCCTTATTGAGCAACGATGGCAGCGTGGCCCGGCGCTGGGCCGAACAAGGGCTTGGGTTGGTGCTGCGTTCGCAGTGGGACGTCAGTAAAGCCATCGCCGACGGCCGCCTGGTCCGAGTGCTCGAGGATTGGCAATTCGACAGCGCCCCGATCAACCTGCTGGTGCCTTCGCGCAAACTCCGCAGTGTGCGGGTACAGGCCTTGGTGAGCTTTCTGGAGGCTGAATTGAAAGCCTGA
- a CDS encoding ABC transporter ATP-binding protein codes for MSELIRVENLRVVAGGAQSEVEIVKGVSFSLEKGEVLALIGESGSGKTTIALALLGYARRGCRLAGGVVQIGEHDMLALDESELQRLRGNRVSYIAQSAAAAFNPAKKLIDQVVEGALIHDLGSRAVLEAKAIELFRDLALPDPERIGQRYPHQVSGGQLQRVMAAMALISDPLLVVLDEPTTALDVTTQIDVLRAFKRVVRERGATAVYVSHDLAVVAQMADQIVVLNGGQIFEQSATAPLLKSPAHAYTRSLLAAARPDTTIRPPSGVAEDTPLLTIQGLTAGYGNKNQHGMPAIRVLEDIDLTVRRGQAIGVIGESGSGKSTLARVVAGLLTPALGGLTFDGQPLGGSLSERTDEQFRRIQMVFQNADTALNPMHSISTILSRPLKMYFGLKGAALRERIGELLDLVRLPRELAERRPSELSGGQKQRVNLARALAAKPDLILCDEVTSALDTVVGAAILELLRDLRQQLGVSYLFISHDISTVRALCDDIVVMYSGHKIQAGARQAFAQPPFHPYTDLLIHSVPELRQGWLESCGATTCGTLPALGARADVPGLCTFLNRCPVRIDGVCNCTAPPRRVIDGGSEVLCHHDSDALRKRQQDSNSMIVGAYA; via the coding sequence ATGAGCGAATTGATCCGAGTCGAGAACCTGCGTGTGGTCGCCGGTGGCGCGCAGAGTGAAGTGGAAATCGTCAAAGGCGTGAGTTTCTCCCTGGAGAAAGGTGAAGTGTTGGCGTTGATCGGCGAGTCCGGTTCCGGCAAGACCACCATCGCCCTGGCGCTGCTGGGTTATGCCCGGCGCGGTTGTCGCCTGGCCGGTGGCGTGGTGCAGATTGGCGAACATGACATGCTGGCGTTGGATGAAAGCGAGCTGCAACGCCTGCGCGGCAATCGGGTGTCGTACATTGCCCAAAGCGCCGCCGCGGCCTTCAACCCGGCGAAAAAACTCATCGACCAAGTGGTGGAAGGTGCGTTGATTCATGACCTGGGCAGTCGTGCGGTGCTCGAAGCCAAGGCCATCGAACTGTTTCGCGACCTGGCCTTGCCAGACCCTGAGCGCATCGGCCAGCGTTATCCCCATCAAGTCTCCGGCGGGCAATTGCAGCGGGTGATGGCGGCCATGGCGCTGATCAGTGATCCGCTGCTGGTGGTGCTCGATGAGCCGACCACGGCCCTCGACGTGACTACCCAGATTGACGTGCTGCGCGCCTTCAAACGTGTGGTGCGCGAACGGGGCGCGACCGCGGTGTATGTGTCCCACGACTTGGCGGTCGTGGCGCAGATGGCCGACCAGATTGTGGTACTCAACGGCGGGCAAATCTTTGAACAGAGTGCCACCGCGCCGCTGCTCAAAAGCCCGGCTCACGCCTACACCCGCAGCCTGCTGGCGGCGGCGCGGCCGGACACCACCATTCGCCCGCCCAGCGGTGTGGCCGAAGACACGCCGCTGCTGACCATCCAGGGCTTGACCGCCGGCTACGGCAACAAGAACCAGCACGGCATGCCGGCGATCCGGGTGCTGGAAGACATTGACCTGACCGTACGCCGGGGCCAGGCCATTGGTGTGATTGGCGAATCCGGCTCGGGCAAATCGACCCTGGCGCGGGTGGTGGCGGGGCTGCTGACCCCGGCCCTCGGCGGGTTGACGTTCGATGGCCAACCACTGGGCGGCAGCCTTTCCGAGCGCACGGACGAACAGTTCCGGCGCATCCAGATGGTGTTCCAGAACGCCGACACCGCGTTGAACCCGATGCACAGCATCAGCACCATCCTGAGCCGGCCACTGAAGATGTATTTCGGCCTCAAGGGCGCGGCGCTGCGTGAGCGTATCGGCGAGTTGCTGGATCTTGTCCGTTTGCCACGGGAGCTGGCCGAGCGCCGCCCGAGCGAACTCTCCGGCGGGCAAAAACAGCGGGTCAACCTGGCCCGGGCGCTGGCGGCGAAACCGGATCTGATTTTGTGCGATGAAGTGACCTCGGCCCTCGATACCGTGGTCGGCGCGGCGATCCTTGAACTGCTGCGTGATTTGCGCCAGCAACTGGGGGTTTCCTACCTGTTCATCAGCCACGACATCTCCACGGTGCGGGCGCTGTGCGACGACATCGTGGTGATGTACAGCGGCCACAAGATCCAGGCGGGCGCACGGCAAGCGTTCGCCCAGCCGCCATTCCATCCCTACACCGACCTGTTGATCCATTCGGTGCCGGAGTTGCGCCAGGGCTGGCTGGAAAGCTGCGGTGCCACGACCTGCGGCACGCTGCCGGCGCTAGGTGCGCGCGCTGATGTGCCGGGCCTGTGCACCTTTCTCAATCGTTGCCCGGTGCGGATCGATGGCGTGTGTAACTGCACCGCGCCGCCTCGGCGAGTCATCGACGGCGGCAGTGAAGTCCTCTGTCATCACGACAGTGACGCGTTGCGCAAGCGCCAACAGGATTCAAACAGCATGATCGTGGGAGCGTACGCGTGA
- a CDS encoding FAD-dependent oxidoreductase produces MAAARIVIVGAGPAGIRCAQTLVAAGFKPILIDENRRDGGQIYRRQPEGFTRTYVTLYGTEADKAKDLHESFDRLRTQIDYRPDTLVWNLTPGQLCCCVSQGRHATVDYDALILCTGATDRLMPIEGWQLGGTYSLGGAQIALKAQAVSIGRRVVFMGSGPLLYLVASQYHKAGANVAAVLDTSPLGKRIKALPKLMARPGLLFTGLKLLAQLYRAKIPVHLGISPLQVLGDPVSGVSGVRVGTANGETLTVDCDAVALGYHLRPETQLADLAGCRLRFDEASGQWLLELDEEGRTSVSGVYAAGDGAKIRGADAAEHAGRLAAMALLRDLQQPVDAAHVAEQRQALKVMDTFRLGLAQAFPWPAAQAKALPDEAIVCRCEMISAGELRRTVSEKGACEVNRAKAFSRVGMGRCQGRYCSQAGAEVIAAAAGVNVQEVGRQRGQAPVKPLSILTQEVAP; encoded by the coding sequence ATGGCCGCTGCGCGGATAGTCATTGTCGGTGCCGGACCGGCCGGCATACGGTGTGCCCAGACCTTGGTGGCGGCGGGCTTCAAGCCGATCCTGATCGACGAGAACCGTCGCGATGGCGGGCAAATCTATCGGCGTCAACCCGAGGGGTTCACCCGTACCTACGTCACGCTTTACGGCACCGAGGCTGACAAGGCCAAGGACCTGCACGAAAGCTTCGACCGCTTGCGCACGCAGATCGATTACCGTCCGGATACCCTGGTGTGGAACCTCACGCCGGGCCAGCTGTGTTGTTGTGTCAGCCAGGGCCGACACGCGACGGTGGATTATGACGCGCTGATCCTCTGCACCGGCGCCACCGACCGGCTGATGCCGATCGAGGGCTGGCAATTGGGTGGCACCTACAGTCTTGGCGGTGCGCAGATTGCCTTGAAAGCCCAGGCGGTATCCATTGGGCGTCGCGTGGTGTTCATGGGCAGCGGCCCGTTGCTGTATCTGGTCGCCAGCCAATACCACAAGGCCGGCGCGAACGTGGCGGCGGTGCTGGACACCTCGCCCTTGGGCAAGCGTATCAAGGCCCTGCCCAAGCTCATGGCGCGGCCAGGATTGCTCTTCACCGGCCTGAAACTGCTGGCGCAGCTGTATCGGGCGAAGATCCCCGTGCACCTGGGGATCTCGCCGCTACAAGTGCTCGGTGACCCGGTCAGCGGCGTCAGTGGCGTACGGGTAGGCACCGCGAACGGGGAAACATTGACCGTGGATTGTGACGCGGTGGCGCTGGGTTATCACTTGCGGCCGGAAACCCAATTGGCCGACCTGGCGGGTTGTCGCCTGCGCTTTGACGAGGCCTCGGGTCAATGGCTGCTGGAGCTCGACGAAGAAGGCCGCACTTCCGTCAGCGGTGTCTACGCTGCCGGTGATGGGGCGAAAATCCGTGGCGCCGATGCCGCCGAGCACGCCGGACGCCTGGCTGCCATGGCGTTGTTGCGCGACTTGCAGCAGCCGGTGGACGCCGCTCACGTTGCCGAGCAGCGCCAGGCGCTCAAGGTGATGGATACCTTTCGTCTCGGCCTGGCCCAAGCCTTTCCCTGGCCCGCCGCGCAGGCCAAGGCCCTGCCGGACGAAGCCATTGTCTGTCGCTGCGAAATGATCAGTGCTGGCGAGTTGCGCCGCACCGTCAGTGAAAAGGGCGCCTGTGAAGTCAACCGCGCCAAGGCCTTCAGCCGAGTCGGCATGGGCCGCTGCCAGGGACGCTATTGCTCCCAGGCCGGGGCCGAAGTGATTGCCGCGGCGGCCGGTGTCAATGTCCAGGAAGTCGGCCGACAACGCGGCCAGGCGCCAGTGAAGCCGCTTTCGATACTCACGCAAGAGGTGGCGCCATGA
- a CDS encoding ABC transporter permease has translation MNSNTLWLIGRRLGAAIVTLLIVSMVVFAITAVLPGDAAQQALGQFATPEQVAALRVKMGLDQPGVLRYLHWLMNLLSGDMGVSISNATPVSELMAGRVPNTLMLAAATALVSVPVALVMGIGSAMGRGGRIDGFISFFTLTMVAVPEFLVATLAVLIFAVNLGWLSALSYSSEITSPWQFMRTYALPVMTLCCVIIAQMARMTRAAVIDQLDSPYVEMARLKGVSPVRVVLRHALPNAIGPIANAIALSLSYLLGGVVIVETIFNYPGIASLMVDAVTNRDMALVQACTMLFCTAYLTLVLIADLCAILSNPRLRNQ, from the coding sequence ATGAATAGCAACACACTGTGGTTGATCGGCCGGCGCCTTGGCGCGGCGATCGTAACCCTGTTGATCGTATCGATGGTGGTGTTCGCCATCACGGCGGTCCTGCCGGGAGACGCGGCCCAACAGGCCCTTGGGCAATTCGCTACGCCTGAACAGGTGGCGGCCTTGCGCGTGAAAATGGGTCTGGATCAGCCGGGTGTGTTGCGTTACCTGCACTGGCTGATGAACCTGCTCAGCGGCGACATGGGCGTGTCGATCTCCAATGCCACGCCGGTCAGCGAGTTGATGGCCGGCCGAGTCCCCAACACCCTGATGCTGGCGGCCGCCACGGCGCTGGTATCGGTGCCGGTGGCGTTGGTCATGGGGATTGGTTCGGCGATGGGGCGCGGTGGTCGCATCGACGGCTTTATCAGCTTCTTTACCCTGACGATGGTGGCGGTGCCGGAGTTTCTGGTCGCCACCCTGGCGGTGTTGATTTTCGCCGTGAACCTGGGCTGGCTGTCGGCGTTGTCCTATTCCAGTGAGATCACCTCGCCGTGGCAGTTCATGCGCACCTACGCCTTGCCGGTCATGACGCTGTGCTGCGTGATCATCGCGCAAATGGCTCGTATGACCCGGGCGGCGGTGATCGATCAACTCGACAGCCCCTATGTGGAAATGGCCCGTTTGAAGGGTGTGAGCCCGGTGCGGGTGGTGCTGCGCCATGCACTGCCCAACGCCATCGGACCCATCGCCAATGCCATCGCCCTGAGCCTGTCCTACCTGCTGGGCGGGGTGGTGATCGTCGAGACGATATTCAACTATCCCGGCATCGCGAGCCTGATGGTCGATGCCGTGACGAACCGCGACATGGCCTTGGTCCAGGCCTGCACCATGTTGTTTTGCACCGCGTACCTGACCTTGGTGCTGATAGCCGACCTGTGCGCGATCCTCTCCAATCCGAGGCTGAGAAACCAATGA
- a CDS encoding FAD-binding oxidoreductase, giving the protein MGSESYWLDTAPAFTGAQLGGLPGQVDVAIVGGGLTGLAAARALALKGASVAVLEAGRVIGEASGRNGGHCSTGVAQDYAALTASLGADKARAYYQAYESAVQSVVTLVEQEQIACDLKRNGKLKLAAKPMHYEGLARTCELIRREVDAEVELLSAEETREEVNSAQFHGGLLQRNGVQMHVGRFGVGLAEAAARHGALIFQGVAVQDWKASAGGYQVNTSKGTLHASQILLATGTCQQGGLGWYRRRIVPVGSFVIATEVLPQALIDSLLPARRSYVTSRMIGNYFRLTPDNRLLFGGRARFAMSDSVSDAKSGKVLQAAMVQMFPQLASVKIDYCWGGLVDMTSDRLPRAGQHGGVYHSMGYSGHGVQMSVHMGQVMAEVMAGKVEANPWRELDWPAIPGHFGKPWFLPLVGAYYRLQDYLH; this is encoded by the coding sequence ATGGGCAGTGAGTCCTATTGGCTCGATACCGCACCGGCGTTCACCGGTGCCCAGCTCGGCGGATTGCCCGGGCAGGTCGATGTCGCCATCGTTGGTGGCGGTCTCACCGGCCTGGCCGCAGCGCGGGCCTTGGCCTTGAAGGGGGCCAGCGTGGCGGTGCTGGAGGCGGGCAGGGTGATCGGTGAGGCGTCGGGGCGCAACGGTGGGCATTGCAGCACCGGGGTTGCCCAGGATTACGCGGCACTCACCGCCAGCCTCGGCGCCGACAAGGCCCGGGCCTATTACCAGGCCTATGAAAGCGCTGTGCAGAGCGTCGTCACGCTGGTGGAACAAGAACAGATTGCCTGCGACCTCAAGCGCAATGGCAAGCTCAAATTGGCCGCCAAGCCGATGCACTACGAAGGCTTGGCCCGCACCTGTGAATTGATTCGCAGGGAGGTCGATGCCGAGGTCGAGTTGCTGTCCGCCGAAGAGACGCGGGAGGAAGTCAATTCGGCGCAGTTCCACGGCGGCCTGCTGCAGCGTAATGGCGTGCAGATGCATGTCGGACGCTTCGGTGTCGGCCTGGCCGAGGCGGCTGCCCGGCACGGTGCTTTGATCTTCCAGGGCGTGGCGGTGCAGGACTGGAAAGCCAGCGCGGGCGGTTATCAAGTCAACACCAGCAAGGGCACGTTGCACGCTTCGCAGATCCTGCTGGCGACCGGCACCTGTCAGCAGGGCGGTCTGGGCTGGTATCGGCGGCGAATCGTGCCGGTGGGCAGTTTTGTGATCGCCACCGAGGTATTGCCCCAGGCGTTGATCGACAGCTTGCTGCCGGCGCGTCGCTCCTATGTCACCAGCCGCATGATCGGCAACTACTTTCGCCTGACCCCGGACAACCGTTTGCTGTTTGGCGGACGTGCGCGGTTTGCCATGTCCGACAGCGTCTCCGACGCCAAGAGCGGCAAGGTGTTGCAAGCGGCGATGGTGCAGATGTTCCCGCAGTTGGCGAGCGTCAAGATCGACTACTGCTGGGGCGGCCTGGTGGACATGACGTCCGATCGCCTGCCCCGGGCCGGCCAGCATGGAGGGGTTTATCACTCCATGGGCTACAGCGGCCACGGTGTCCAGATGTCGGTGCACATGGGGCAAGTCATGGCCGAGGTCATGGCCGGCAAAGTCGAGGCCAACCCTTGGCGCGAACTCGACTGGCCGGCCATCCCCGGACACTTCGGCAAGCCTTGGTTCCTGCCGCTGGTGGGTGCGTATTACCGGCTGCAGGACTACTTGCACTGA
- a CDS encoding ABC transporter substrate-binding protein has product MSDNKNGIKDQLITGTESLRVFEGLNRGMSRRHALQMLGVAGVAAAGAGSLFGAAGKLLADEQASPGKGKPGGRIRVAGITSSTADTLDPAKGSSSTDYVRHYMFYNGLTRFDSHMVPQLELAERIDTTDATLWVITLRKEVVFHNGKGLTAADVVFSLLRHKDPITGSKVLPLASQFAEVKANGTHEVQITLSGPNAELPSILAISHMLIVPEGTSDFSQGIGTGPFKVKEFKPGVRSIGARNTNYWKPGLPYLDEIEFIGIADEPSRVNALLSGDVQIINEVNPRSTTRIKDSAKHRVVDSPSGNYTDLIIRQDQMPGQSPEFTEAMKLLLDREQVKSAIFRGFARVGNDHPIAPGARFHNADLPQRAYDPEKARFLLKKAGMENISMPVMCSPAATGSVDVAVLLQQSAKEAGLKLNVNRLPSDGYWSNHWAKHPLSFGNINPRPNADMIFSQFFQSTAPWNESGWKNPQFDQLLIQARGETDEVKRGKMYGDMQALVHDHSGIGVPVFISNIDGVDQRVKGYGTNPLGGFMGYMFSEQVWLDA; this is encoded by the coding sequence ATGAGTGACAATAAAAACGGCATCAAAGACCAGTTGATCACCGGTACAGAAAGTCTGCGTGTTTTCGAAGGGCTCAATCGTGGCATGTCACGCCGGCATGCCTTGCAAATGCTCGGGGTCGCGGGTGTGGCTGCGGCAGGCGCCGGCAGCCTGTTCGGTGCCGCTGGCAAGCTGCTTGCCGACGAACAGGCAAGTCCTGGCAAAGGCAAGCCCGGCGGGCGCATTCGGGTCGCTGGTATCACCAGTTCCACCGCCGACACCCTGGACCCGGCCAAAGGCTCGTCGTCCACGGACTACGTGCGCCACTACATGTTCTACAACGGCCTGACGCGTTTCGACAGCCACATGGTGCCGCAGCTGGAACTGGCCGAGCGCATCGACACCACCGACGCGACGCTTTGGGTGATTACCCTGCGCAAAGAGGTGGTCTTCCACAACGGCAAGGGCCTGACCGCCGCCGACGTAGTGTTTTCCCTGTTGCGCCACAAGGACCCGATTACCGGCTCCAAGGTCCTGCCGCTGGCGTCGCAGTTTGCCGAGGTCAAGGCCAACGGCACCCATGAAGTGCAGATAACGCTGAGCGGGCCGAATGCCGAGCTGCCATCGATCCTGGCTATCTCCCACATGCTGATCGTTCCTGAAGGCACCAGCGACTTCAGCCAGGGCATCGGTACTGGCCCATTCAAGGTCAAGGAATTCAAGCCGGGAGTGCGTTCGATTGGTGCGCGCAACACCAACTACTGGAAGCCGGGTTTGCCGTACCTGGACGAGATCGAGTTCATTGGCATCGCCGACGAACCGTCACGGGTCAACGCATTGCTCTCGGGTGATGTGCAGATCATCAACGAGGTCAACCCGCGCTCGACCACACGCATCAAGGACAGTGCCAAACATCGCGTCGTGGACTCGCCGTCGGGTAACTACACCGACCTGATCATTCGCCAGGACCAGATGCCCGGCCAAAGCCCGGAATTCACCGAGGCCATGAAACTGCTGCTGGATCGCGAACAGGTCAAGTCGGCGATATTCCGTGGCTTTGCCAGGGTCGGCAACGACCACCCGATCGCCCCCGGCGCACGTTTTCACAATGCCGACCTGCCACAACGGGCCTACGATCCAGAAAAGGCGCGCTTCCTGCTGAAGAAGGCGGGCATGGAAAATATCAGCATGCCGGTGATGTGCTCACCGGCCGCCACCGGCTCGGTGGACGTCGCTGTGCTGCTGCAACAGTCGGCCAAGGAGGCCGGGCTCAAGCTCAACGTCAATCGGCTGCCAAGCGATGGCTACTGGTCCAACCACTGGGCCAAGCACCCGCTGAGCTTCGGCAACATCAACCCACGGCCCAACGCCGACATGATCTTCTCGCAGTTCTTCCAGTCCACGGCGCCCTGGAACGAGTCGGGCTGGAAGAATCCGCAGTTCGACCAGTTGCTGATCCAGGCCCGGGGTGAAACCGATGAGGTCAAGCGCGGCAAGATGTACGGGGACATGCAGGCTCTGGTGCATGATCACAGCGGCATCGGTGTTCCTGTGTTCATCAGCAACATCGATGGCGTCGATCAGCGCGTCAAAGGCTACGGCACCAACCCGCTGGGCGGTTTCATGGGCTACATGTTCTCCGAGCAAGTCTGGCTGGACGCTTGA